The following are encoded together in the Patagioenas fasciata isolate bPatFas1 chromosome 7, bPatFas1.hap1, whole genome shotgun sequence genome:
- the ANKRD44 gene encoding serine/threonine-protein phosphatase 6 regulatory ankyrin repeat subunit B isoform X7, producing the protein MAVLKLADQPPLVQAIFSGDPEEIRMLIYKTEDVNALDAEKRTPLHVASFLGDADIIELLILSGARVNAKDNMWLTPLHRAVASRSEMHEEKQKRPGGEFCSETVSQERTEAVQVLIKHSADVNARDKNWQTPLHVAAANKAVKCAEVIIPMLSSVNVSDRGGRTALHHAALNGHIEMVNLLLAKGANINAFDKKDRRALHWAAYMGHLEVVALLINHGAEVTCKDKKGYTPLHAAASNGQINVVKHLLNLGVEIDDMNIYGNTALHIACYNGQDSVVNELIDYGANVNQPNNNGFTPLHFAAASTHGALCLELLVNNGADVNVQSKDGKSPLHMTAVHGRFTRSQTLIQNGGEIDCVDKDGNTPLHVAARYGHELLINTLITSGADTAKCGIHNMFPLHLAALNAHSDCCRKLLSSGQKYSIVSLFSNEHVLSAGFAIDTPDSFGRTCLHAAAAGGNVECIKLLQSSGADFNKKDKCGRTPLHYAAANCHFHCIETLVTTGANVNETDDWGRTPLHYAAASDMDRKCLEFLLQNEANPAIQDKEGYNTVHYAAAYGHRQCLELLLEKTNHIFEESDSAAMKSPLHLAAYNGHHQALEVLLQSLVDLDIKDEKGRTALDLAAFKGHAECVEALISQGASVTVKDSITKRTPLHASVINGHTPCLRLLLEVADNPDVTDAKGQTPLMLAVAYGHVDAVSLLLEKEASVDAADLLGCTALHRGIMTGHEECVQMLLEKEVSILCKDARGRTPLHFAAARGHATWLSELLQVALSEEDCGLKDNQGYTPLHWASYNGHENCIEVLLEQKLFRTFYGNSFSPLHCAVINDHENCASLLIGAIDASIVNCKDDKGRTPLHAAAFGDHVECLQLLLSHSAQVNVADQAGRTPLMTAAHGGHLGAVDFLVNVAKADLTLKDKELNTCLHLASSKDHEKCALLILDKIQEQSLINAKNNALQTPLHIAARNGLKMVVEELLAKGACVLAVDENGHTPALACAPNKDVADCLALILATMMPFSPSSSMTAFNFVCFKKDNLGRTHLCDGSSLGSINSYNKPLSNDVGTEDGYNENDSDSETF; encoded by the exons GATGCCGAGAAACGGACTCCTCTTCACGTTGCATCATTCCTGGGGGATGCAGACATCATTGAGCTTCTCATTTTGTCAG GCGCTCGTGTTAATGCCAAGGACAACATGTGGCTGACTCCTCTCCATCGAGCCGTTGCCTCAAGAAGTGAA ATGCAtgaggagaaacagaaaagacctGGTGGTGAATTCTGCAGTGAGACAGTCTCTCAAGAGAGAACG GAAGCAGTGCAAGTGTTGATCAAGCACTCGGCCGATGTCAACGCTCGGGATAAGAACTGGCAGACCCCGTTGCACGTGGCGGCTGCAAACAAGGCGGTGAAGTGCGCGGAAGTCATCATCCCCATGCTGAGCAGCGTCAATGTCTCTGACCGAGGAGGGCGGACGGCGCTGCACCACGCGGCTCTGAATGGTCACATTGAG ATGGTGAACTTGCTCTTAGCCAAGGGGGCAAACATCAATGCTTTTGACAAAAAGGACAGAAGAGCTCTCCACTGGGCAGCGTACATGG GTCACCTGGAAGTTGTTGCCTTACTGATTAATCATGGTGCAGAAGTGACGTGTAAAGACAAGAAGGGTTACACCCCACTTCATGCAGCTGCATCCAATGGGCAGATTAATGTTGTGAAACACCTCCTGAACCTGGGGGTAGAG ATTGATGACATGAACATCTATGGAAATACTGCACTGCACATTGCCTGTTACAACGGTCAGGATTCTGTTGTTAATGAGCTGATTGACTATGGTGCTAATGTAAATCAGCCTAATAATAATGGATTCACTCCCTTGCATTTTGCTGCTGCCTCCACTCATGGGGCACTGTGTCTTGAACTGCTGGTGAATAATGGGGCAGATGTCAACGTTCAG AGTAAGGATGGGAAGAGCCCTCTGCACATGACAGCCGTCCACGGCAGGTTCACGCGGTCGCAGACCCTCATTCAGAACG GAGGGGAAATTGACTGCGTTGATAAGGACGGTAACACCCCTCTGCACGTGGCTGCAAGATACGGACATGAGCTTTTGATCAACACCCTCATCACCAGCGGAGCTGACACTGCCAA GTGTGGGATCCACAACATGTTCCCGTTACACCTGGCAGCGCTGAATGCTCACTCCGACTGCTGCAGGAAACTGTTGTCATCGG GACAAAAGTATAGCATAGTGTCCTTGTTTAGTAATGAGCACGTGCTGTCTGCAGGCTTTGCCATAGACACCCCTGACAGTTTTGGAAGAACCTGCCTCCACGCTGCCGCCGCGGGAGG taATGTTGAATGTATAAAACTCTTGCAAAGCAGTGGAGCAGATTTTAATAAGAAGGACAAATGTGGGAG GACACCTTTGCATTACGCAGCTGCAAATTGTCATTTCCACTGCATCGAGACACTGGTGACAACAGGAGCCAACGTTAACGAGACAGACGACTGGGGCCGCACCCCTTTGCACTACGCCGCTGCTTCCGACATGGACCGAAA GTGTCTGGAGTTCCTGCTGCAGAACGAAGCCAATCCAGCCATCCAGGACAAAGAGGGGTACAACACCGTGCACTACGCTGCTGCCTACGGGCACCGGCAGTGCTTGGAACTG CTTCTGGAAAAAACCAACCATATATTTGAGGAATCAGATTCTGCAGCTATGAAAAGTCCTTTGCATTTAGCT GCCTATAATGGTCACCACCAAGCCTTGGAGGTACTTCTCCAGTCTCTGGTCGATCTGGATATCAAGGACGAGAAGGGCCGTACTGCTCTGGACCTGGCGGCGTTCAAAGGACATGCAGAGTGCGTGGAAGCTCTCATCAGCCAGGGTGCTTCTGTCACCGTAAAAGACAGCATCACCAAGAGGACCCCCCTCCACGCCTCGG tcaTTAATGGCCACACACCTTGTTTACGGTTGTTGCTGGAAGTTGCAGACAACCCTGACGTGACAGATGCCAAAGGACA aaCCCCGCTAATGCTTGCTGTGGCATATGGGCACGTTGATGCTGTTTCTTTATTACTTGAAAAAGAAGCATCTGTAGATGCAGCTGATCTCCTGGGATGCACAGCTTTACATCGAGGG ATCATGACTGGGCACGAAGAGTGTGTTCAGATGCTGTTAGAGAAAGAAGTATCTATTTTATGTAAAGACGCCAGAGGCAGAACACCTCTGCACTTTGCGGCAGCTCGGGGTCACGCCACTTGGCTGAGCGAATTACTGCAGGTAGCACTTTCTGAGGAAGACTGCGGTCTGAAAGATAATCAAGGTTACACACCGCTGCACTGGGCTTCTTACAATG GTCATGAAAACTGCATTGAGGTACTATTGGAACAAAAGCTTTTCCGCACATTCTATGGTAATAGCTTCTCTCCATTGCACTGTGCTGT AATCAATGATCATGAAAACTGTGCGTCACTGCTCATCGGAGCCATCGATGCCAGCATTGTCAACTGCAAAGATGACAAAGGAAG GACACCCCTCCACGCAGCCGCCTTCGGGGACCACGTGGAgtgtctgcagctgctgctgagccACAGCGCGCAGGTGAACGTGGCTGACCAGGCGGGCAGGACACCGCTCATGACGGCAGCGCACGGCGGGCACCTCGGGGCGGTGG ACTTTTTGGTGAACGTTGCCAAGGCTGACCTGACGTTAAAGGATAAGGAGTTGAACACATGTTTGCACTTGGCTAGCAGTAAA GATCATGAAAAATGTGCCTTGTTAATACTTGACAAGATACAAGAACAGAGCCTTATTAATGCAAAAAATAATGCATTGCAGAC ACCTCTCCATATTGCTGCCCGAAACGGCTTAAAGATGGTGGTTGAAGAGCTGCTGGCCAAAGGGGCATGTGTCCTCGCAGTAGATGAAAATG GTCATACGCCAGCCCTGGCTTGCGCCCCTAACAAAGACGTGGCTGACTGCCTGGCACTCATTTTGGCTACCATGATGCCTTTTTCTCCTTCCAGTTCAATGACGGCTTTCAACttcgtttgttttaaaaaagacaatTTGGGCAGGACGCATCTCTGCGATGGCTCCAGTCTGGGTAGCATTAACTCTTACAATAAGCCCTTGAGTAATGACGTAGGAACAGAGGATGGATACAATGAAAATGATTCGGATTCTGAAACATTTTGA
- the ANKRD44 gene encoding serine/threonine-protein phosphatase 6 regulatory ankyrin repeat subunit B isoform X2 — MAVLKLADQPPLVQAIFSGDPEEIRMLIYKTEDVNALDAEKRTPLHVASFLGDADIIELLILSGARVNAKDNMWLTPLHRAVASRSEMHEEKQKRPGGEFCSETVSQERTEAVQVLIKHSADVNARDKNWQTPLHVAAANKAVKCAEVIIPMLSSVNVSDRGGRTALHHAALNGHIEMVNLLLAKGANINAFDKKDRRALHWAAYMGHLEVVALLINHGAEVTCKDKKGYTPLHAAASNGQINVVKHLLNLGVEIDDMNIYGNTALHIACYNGQDSVVNELIDYGANVNQPNNNGFTPLHFAAASTHGALCLELLVNNGADVNVQSKDGKSPLHMTAVHGRFTRSQTLIQNGGEIDCVDKDGNTPLHVAARYGHELLINTLITSGADTAKCGIHNMFPLHLAALNAHSDCCRKLLSSGQKYSIVSLFSNEHVLSAGFAIDTPDSFGRTCLHAAAAGGNVECIKLLQSSGADFNKKDKCGRTPLHYAAANCHFHCIETLVTTGANVNETDDWGRTPLHYAAASDMDRKKNILGNSHENAEELERASEMKEKEAALCLEFLLQNEANPAIQDKEGYNTVHYAAAYGHRQCLELLLEKTNHIFEESDSAAMKSPLHLAAYNGHHQALEVLLQSLVDLDIKDEKGRTALDLAAFKGHAECVEALISQGASVTVKDSITKRTPLHASVINGHTPCLRLLLEVADNPDVTDAKGQTPLMLAVAYGHVDAVSLLLEKEASVDAADLLGCTALHRGIMTGHEECVQMLLEKEVSILCKDARGRTPLHFAAARGHATWLSELLQVALSEEDCGLKDNQGYTPLHWASYNGHENCIEVLLEQKLFRTFYGNSFSPLHCAVINDHENCASLLIGAIDASIVNCKDDKGRTPLHAAAFGDHVECLQLLLSHSAQVNVADQAGRTPLMTAAHGGHLGAVDFLVNVAKADLTLKDKELNTCLHLASSKDHEKCALLILDKIQEQSLINAKNNALQTPLHIAARNGLKMVVEELLAKGACVLAVDENGHTPALACAPNKDVADCLALILATMMPFSPSSSMTAFNFVCFKKDNLGRTHLCDGSSLGSINSYNKPLSNDVGTEDGYNENDSDSETF, encoded by the exons GATGCCGAGAAACGGACTCCTCTTCACGTTGCATCATTCCTGGGGGATGCAGACATCATTGAGCTTCTCATTTTGTCAG GCGCTCGTGTTAATGCCAAGGACAACATGTGGCTGACTCCTCTCCATCGAGCCGTTGCCTCAAGAAGTGAA ATGCAtgaggagaaacagaaaagacctGGTGGTGAATTCTGCAGTGAGACAGTCTCTCAAGAGAGAACG GAAGCAGTGCAAGTGTTGATCAAGCACTCGGCCGATGTCAACGCTCGGGATAAGAACTGGCAGACCCCGTTGCACGTGGCGGCTGCAAACAAGGCGGTGAAGTGCGCGGAAGTCATCATCCCCATGCTGAGCAGCGTCAATGTCTCTGACCGAGGAGGGCGGACGGCGCTGCACCACGCGGCTCTGAATGGTCACATTGAG ATGGTGAACTTGCTCTTAGCCAAGGGGGCAAACATCAATGCTTTTGACAAAAAGGACAGAAGAGCTCTCCACTGGGCAGCGTACATGG GTCACCTGGAAGTTGTTGCCTTACTGATTAATCATGGTGCAGAAGTGACGTGTAAAGACAAGAAGGGTTACACCCCACTTCATGCAGCTGCATCCAATGGGCAGATTAATGTTGTGAAACACCTCCTGAACCTGGGGGTAGAG ATTGATGACATGAACATCTATGGAAATACTGCACTGCACATTGCCTGTTACAACGGTCAGGATTCTGTTGTTAATGAGCTGATTGACTATGGTGCTAATGTAAATCAGCCTAATAATAATGGATTCACTCCCTTGCATTTTGCTGCTGCCTCCACTCATGGGGCACTGTGTCTTGAACTGCTGGTGAATAATGGGGCAGATGTCAACGTTCAG AGTAAGGATGGGAAGAGCCCTCTGCACATGACAGCCGTCCACGGCAGGTTCACGCGGTCGCAGACCCTCATTCAGAACG GAGGGGAAATTGACTGCGTTGATAAGGACGGTAACACCCCTCTGCACGTGGCTGCAAGATACGGACATGAGCTTTTGATCAACACCCTCATCACCAGCGGAGCTGACACTGCCAA GTGTGGGATCCACAACATGTTCCCGTTACACCTGGCAGCGCTGAATGCTCACTCCGACTGCTGCAGGAAACTGTTGTCATCGG GACAAAAGTATAGCATAGTGTCCTTGTTTAGTAATGAGCACGTGCTGTCTGCAGGCTTTGCCATAGACACCCCTGACAGTTTTGGAAGAACCTGCCTCCACGCTGCCGCCGCGGGAGG taATGTTGAATGTATAAAACTCTTGCAAAGCAGTGGAGCAGATTTTAATAAGAAGGACAAATGTGGGAG GACACCTTTGCATTACGCAGCTGCAAATTGTCATTTCCACTGCATCGAGACACTGGTGACAACAGGAGCCAACGTTAACGAGACAGACGACTGGGGCCGCACCCCTTTGCACTACGCCGCTGCTTCCGACATGGACCGAAA AAAGAATATTTTAGGTAACTCCCACGAAAATGCTGAAGAACTCGAAAGAGCCAGTgagatgaaggaaaaagaagctgCATT GTGTCTGGAGTTCCTGCTGCAGAACGAAGCCAATCCAGCCATCCAGGACAAAGAGGGGTACAACACCGTGCACTACGCTGCTGCCTACGGGCACCGGCAGTGCTTGGAACTG CTTCTGGAAAAAACCAACCATATATTTGAGGAATCAGATTCTGCAGCTATGAAAAGTCCTTTGCATTTAGCT GCCTATAATGGTCACCACCAAGCCTTGGAGGTACTTCTCCAGTCTCTGGTCGATCTGGATATCAAGGACGAGAAGGGCCGTACTGCTCTGGACCTGGCGGCGTTCAAAGGACATGCAGAGTGCGTGGAAGCTCTCATCAGCCAGGGTGCTTCTGTCACCGTAAAAGACAGCATCACCAAGAGGACCCCCCTCCACGCCTCGG tcaTTAATGGCCACACACCTTGTTTACGGTTGTTGCTGGAAGTTGCAGACAACCCTGACGTGACAGATGCCAAAGGACA aaCCCCGCTAATGCTTGCTGTGGCATATGGGCACGTTGATGCTGTTTCTTTATTACTTGAAAAAGAAGCATCTGTAGATGCAGCTGATCTCCTGGGATGCACAGCTTTACATCGAGGG ATCATGACTGGGCACGAAGAGTGTGTTCAGATGCTGTTAGAGAAAGAAGTATCTATTTTATGTAAAGACGCCAGAGGCAGAACACCTCTGCACTTTGCGGCAGCTCGGGGTCACGCCACTTGGCTGAGCGAATTACTGCAGGTAGCACTTTCTGAGGAAGACTGCGGTCTGAAAGATAATCAAGGTTACACACCGCTGCACTGGGCTTCTTACAATG GTCATGAAAACTGCATTGAGGTACTATTGGAACAAAAGCTTTTCCGCACATTCTATGGTAATAGCTTCTCTCCATTGCACTGTGCTGT AATCAATGATCATGAAAACTGTGCGTCACTGCTCATCGGAGCCATCGATGCCAGCATTGTCAACTGCAAAGATGACAAAGGAAG GACACCCCTCCACGCAGCCGCCTTCGGGGACCACGTGGAgtgtctgcagctgctgctgagccACAGCGCGCAGGTGAACGTGGCTGACCAGGCGGGCAGGACACCGCTCATGACGGCAGCGCACGGCGGGCACCTCGGGGCGGTGG ACTTTTTGGTGAACGTTGCCAAGGCTGACCTGACGTTAAAGGATAAGGAGTTGAACACATGTTTGCACTTGGCTAGCAGTAAA GATCATGAAAAATGTGCCTTGTTAATACTTGACAAGATACAAGAACAGAGCCTTATTAATGCAAAAAATAATGCATTGCAGAC ACCTCTCCATATTGCTGCCCGAAACGGCTTAAAGATGGTGGTTGAAGAGCTGCTGGCCAAAGGGGCATGTGTCCTCGCAGTAGATGAAAATG GTCATACGCCAGCCCTGGCTTGCGCCCCTAACAAAGACGTGGCTGACTGCCTGGCACTCATTTTGGCTACCATGATGCCTTTTTCTCCTTCCAGTTCAATGACGGCTTTCAACttcgtttgttttaaaaaagacaatTTGGGCAGGACGCATCTCTGCGATGGCTCCAGTCTGGGTAGCATTAACTCTTACAATAAGCCCTTGAGTAATGACGTAGGAACAGAGGATGGATACAATGAAAATGATTCGGATTCTGAAACATTTTGA
- the ANKRD44 gene encoding serine/threonine-protein phosphatase 6 regulatory ankyrin repeat subunit B isoform X9 — protein sequence MAVLKLADQPPLVQAIFSGDPEEIRMLIYKTEDVNALDAEKRTPLHVASFLGDADIIELLILSGARVNAKDNMWLTPLHRAVASRSEEAVQVLIKHSADVNARDKNWQTPLHVAAANKAVKCAEVIIPMLSSVNVSDRGGRTALHHAALNGHIEMVNLLLAKGANINAFDKKDRRALHWAAYMGHLEVVALLINHGAEVTCKDKKGYTPLHAAASNGQINVVKHLLNLGVEIDDMNIYGNTALHIACYNGQDSVVNELIDYGANVNQPNNNGFTPLHFAAASTHGALCLELLVNNGADVNVQSKDGKSPLHMTAVHGRFTRSQTLIQNGGEIDCVDKDGNTPLHVAARYGHELLINTLITSGADTAKCGIHNMFPLHLAALNAHSDCCRKLLSSGFAIDTPDSFGRTCLHAAAAGGNVECIKLLQSSGADFNKKDKCGRTPLHYAAANCHFHCIETLVTTGANVNETDDWGRTPLHYAAASDMDRKKNILGNSHENAEELERASEMKEKEAALCLEFLLQNEANPAIQDKEGYNTVHYAAAYGHRQCLELLLEKTNHIFEESDSAAMKSPLHLAAYNGHHQALEVLLQSLVDLDIKDEKGRTALDLAAFKGHAECVEALISQGASVTVKDSITKRTPLHASVINGHTPCLRLLLEVADNPDVTDAKGQTPLMLAVAYGHVDAVSLLLEKEASVDAADLLGCTALHRGIMTGHEECVQMLLEKEVSILCKDARGRTPLHFAAARGHATWLSELLQVALSEEDCGLKDNQGYTPLHWASYNGHENCIEVLLEQKLFRTFYGNSFSPLHCAVINDHENCASLLIGAIDASIVNCKDDKGRTPLHAAAFGDHVECLQLLLSHSAQVNVADQAGRTPLMTAAHGGHLGAVDFLVNVAKADLTLKDKELNTCLHLASSKDHEKCALLILDKIQEQSLINAKNNALQTPLHIAARNGLKMVVEELLAKGACVLAVDENGHTPALACAPNKDVADCLALILATMMPFSPSSSMTAFNFVCFKKDNLGRTHLCDGSSLGSINSYNKPLSNDVGTEDGYNENDSDSETF from the exons GATGCCGAGAAACGGACTCCTCTTCACGTTGCATCATTCCTGGGGGATGCAGACATCATTGAGCTTCTCATTTTGTCAG GCGCTCGTGTTAATGCCAAGGACAACATGTGGCTGACTCCTCTCCATCGAGCCGTTGCCTCAAGAAGTGAA GAAGCAGTGCAAGTGTTGATCAAGCACTCGGCCGATGTCAACGCTCGGGATAAGAACTGGCAGACCCCGTTGCACGTGGCGGCTGCAAACAAGGCGGTGAAGTGCGCGGAAGTCATCATCCCCATGCTGAGCAGCGTCAATGTCTCTGACCGAGGAGGGCGGACGGCGCTGCACCACGCGGCTCTGAATGGTCACATTGAG ATGGTGAACTTGCTCTTAGCCAAGGGGGCAAACATCAATGCTTTTGACAAAAAGGACAGAAGAGCTCTCCACTGGGCAGCGTACATGG GTCACCTGGAAGTTGTTGCCTTACTGATTAATCATGGTGCAGAAGTGACGTGTAAAGACAAGAAGGGTTACACCCCACTTCATGCAGCTGCATCCAATGGGCAGATTAATGTTGTGAAACACCTCCTGAACCTGGGGGTAGAG ATTGATGACATGAACATCTATGGAAATACTGCACTGCACATTGCCTGTTACAACGGTCAGGATTCTGTTGTTAATGAGCTGATTGACTATGGTGCTAATGTAAATCAGCCTAATAATAATGGATTCACTCCCTTGCATTTTGCTGCTGCCTCCACTCATGGGGCACTGTGTCTTGAACTGCTGGTGAATAATGGGGCAGATGTCAACGTTCAG AGTAAGGATGGGAAGAGCCCTCTGCACATGACAGCCGTCCACGGCAGGTTCACGCGGTCGCAGACCCTCATTCAGAACG GAGGGGAAATTGACTGCGTTGATAAGGACGGTAACACCCCTCTGCACGTGGCTGCAAGATACGGACATGAGCTTTTGATCAACACCCTCATCACCAGCGGAGCTGACACTGCCAA GTGTGGGATCCACAACATGTTCCCGTTACACCTGGCAGCGCTGAATGCTCACTCCGACTGCTGCAGGAAACTGTTGTCATCGG GCTTTGCCATAGACACCCCTGACAGTTTTGGAAGAACCTGCCTCCACGCTGCCGCCGCGGGAGG taATGTTGAATGTATAAAACTCTTGCAAAGCAGTGGAGCAGATTTTAATAAGAAGGACAAATGTGGGAG GACACCTTTGCATTACGCAGCTGCAAATTGTCATTTCCACTGCATCGAGACACTGGTGACAACAGGAGCCAACGTTAACGAGACAGACGACTGGGGCCGCACCCCTTTGCACTACGCCGCTGCTTCCGACATGGACCGAAA AAAGAATATTTTAGGTAACTCCCACGAAAATGCTGAAGAACTCGAAAGAGCCAGTgagatgaaggaaaaagaagctgCATT GTGTCTGGAGTTCCTGCTGCAGAACGAAGCCAATCCAGCCATCCAGGACAAAGAGGGGTACAACACCGTGCACTACGCTGCTGCCTACGGGCACCGGCAGTGCTTGGAACTG CTTCTGGAAAAAACCAACCATATATTTGAGGAATCAGATTCTGCAGCTATGAAAAGTCCTTTGCATTTAGCT GCCTATAATGGTCACCACCAAGCCTTGGAGGTACTTCTCCAGTCTCTGGTCGATCTGGATATCAAGGACGAGAAGGGCCGTACTGCTCTGGACCTGGCGGCGTTCAAAGGACATGCAGAGTGCGTGGAAGCTCTCATCAGCCAGGGTGCTTCTGTCACCGTAAAAGACAGCATCACCAAGAGGACCCCCCTCCACGCCTCGG tcaTTAATGGCCACACACCTTGTTTACGGTTGTTGCTGGAAGTTGCAGACAACCCTGACGTGACAGATGCCAAAGGACA aaCCCCGCTAATGCTTGCTGTGGCATATGGGCACGTTGATGCTGTTTCTTTATTACTTGAAAAAGAAGCATCTGTAGATGCAGCTGATCTCCTGGGATGCACAGCTTTACATCGAGGG ATCATGACTGGGCACGAAGAGTGTGTTCAGATGCTGTTAGAGAAAGAAGTATCTATTTTATGTAAAGACGCCAGAGGCAGAACACCTCTGCACTTTGCGGCAGCTCGGGGTCACGCCACTTGGCTGAGCGAATTACTGCAGGTAGCACTTTCTGAGGAAGACTGCGGTCTGAAAGATAATCAAGGTTACACACCGCTGCACTGGGCTTCTTACAATG GTCATGAAAACTGCATTGAGGTACTATTGGAACAAAAGCTTTTCCGCACATTCTATGGTAATAGCTTCTCTCCATTGCACTGTGCTGT AATCAATGATCATGAAAACTGTGCGTCACTGCTCATCGGAGCCATCGATGCCAGCATTGTCAACTGCAAAGATGACAAAGGAAG GACACCCCTCCACGCAGCCGCCTTCGGGGACCACGTGGAgtgtctgcagctgctgctgagccACAGCGCGCAGGTGAACGTGGCTGACCAGGCGGGCAGGACACCGCTCATGACGGCAGCGCACGGCGGGCACCTCGGGGCGGTGG ACTTTTTGGTGAACGTTGCCAAGGCTGACCTGACGTTAAAGGATAAGGAGTTGAACACATGTTTGCACTTGGCTAGCAGTAAA GATCATGAAAAATGTGCCTTGTTAATACTTGACAAGATACAAGAACAGAGCCTTATTAATGCAAAAAATAATGCATTGCAGAC ACCTCTCCATATTGCTGCCCGAAACGGCTTAAAGATGGTGGTTGAAGAGCTGCTGGCCAAAGGGGCATGTGTCCTCGCAGTAGATGAAAATG GTCATACGCCAGCCCTGGCTTGCGCCCCTAACAAAGACGTGGCTGACTGCCTGGCACTCATTTTGGCTACCATGATGCCTTTTTCTCCTTCCAGTTCAATGACGGCTTTCAACttcgtttgttttaaaaaagacaatTTGGGCAGGACGCATCTCTGCGATGGCTCCAGTCTGGGTAGCATTAACTCTTACAATAAGCCCTTGAGTAATGACGTAGGAACAGAGGATGGATACAATGAAAATGATTCGGATTCTGAAACATTTTGA